The Pseudomonas sp. Marseille-Q3773 DNA window CGAGGAAATGCTCGAGAACTGCGACAAGATCATCTTCAACTCGATCGGCCAGCTGCAGCGCTTTGCCGAACAGTCCGAAGGCAAGGTCCGCGGCCTGCGCGTCAACCCGCAGGTCAGCAGTTCCGACTACCTGCTGGCCGACCCGGCCCGCCCGTTCAGCCGCCTGGGCGAATGGGACCCGGCCAAGGTCGAGCAGGTGATTTCGCAAATCTCCGGGTTCATGTTCCACAACAACTGCGAAAACGGCGATTTCGGTCTGTTCGACAAGATGCTCGGCCACATCGAAGAGCGCTTCGGCCACCTGCTGCACCAGGTCGAATGGGTAAGCCTCGGTGGCGGCATTCACTTCACCGGTGAAGACTATGCCCTGGACGCGTTCTGCGCACGGCTGAAAGCCTTCTCGGAAAAATACGCCGTGCAGGTGTACCTGGAGCCGGGCGAAGCAGCCATCACCAACAGCGCCTCGCTGGAAGTGACCGTGCTCGACACGCTGTACAACGGCAAGCACCTGGCCGTGGTCGACAGCTCGATCGAGGCGCACATGCTCGACCTGCTGATCTATCGCCTTAACGCCAAGATGGCCCCGAACGACGGTGCCCATACCTACATGGTCTGTGGCAAGTCGTGCCTGGCCGGCGACATCTTCGGCGAATACCAATTCGACCGCCCGCTGGCCATCGGCGATCGCCTGTCGTTCGTCGACGCAGCGGGTTACACCATGGTCAAGAAAAACTGGTTCAACGGTCTGAAAATGCCATCCATCGTGGTCAAGCAACTCGACGGCAGCGTCGAAGTGGTGCGCGAGTTCGGTTTCGAAGACTACGTTTCCAGCCTGTCGTAAGACCGGCTTTCAGTAAGGAGCAAGGGATAAATTGAAGAAGAACGTTCTTATCATTGGTGCAGGAGGTGTCGCCAAGGTGGTGGCCCACAAGTGCGCGCAGCATAACGACGAACTGGGTCGTATCGCTATCGCGTCACGGAACATCTCCAAATGCCAGGCCATCATCGACAGCGTCAAGGCCAAGGGTAGCCTCAAGGTACCCGCCGACATCCAGGCCTTCTCGCTCAATGCCCTTGATGTCGAGGCGACCAAGACACTGATCCGCGAGACCGAATCGCAGATCGTGATCAACGTCGGTTCCGCCTTCCTCAACATGTCGGTGCTGCGTGCCTGCATCGATACCGGTGTCGCCTACCTGGACACCGCCATCCACGAAGAGCCGGGCAAGATCTGCGAAACCCCGCCGTGGTACGGCAACTACGAGTGGAAACACCTCGAAGAGTGCCAGGCCAAGAACATTACCGCCATTCTCGGCGTCGGTTTCGACCCGGGTGTGGTGAACAGCTACGCCAAACTGGCGCAGCAACAGTATTTCGACAGCATTGACTCGATCGACATTCTCGATGTCAATGCCGGTTCGCATGGCAAGTACTTTGCCACCAACTTCGACCCGGAAATCAACTTCCGCGAATTCACCGGGCAAGTCTGGAGCTGGCAGAACAGCCAGTGGACCAGCAACAGCATGTTCGAAGTCAAGCGTACCGACGACCTGCCAATAGTCGGTTCGCAGAACCTGTACCTGACCGGCCATGATGAAGTTCACTCGCTTTCGAAGAACCTCAACGTGCCGAACGTGCGTTTCTGGATGAGCTTCGGCGAACACTACATCAACGTGTTCACCGTGCTGAAGAACCTGGGCCTGCTCTCCGAGCAACCGGTGAAGACCGCCGAAGGCCTGGAAGTGGTACCGCTGAAGGTGGTCAAGGCCGTATTGCCGGACCCCGCCTCGCTGGCTCCGGGCTACACCGGCAAGACCTGCATCGGCGACCTGGTCAAGGGCACCAAGGATGGCCAGCCGCGCGAAGTGTTCATCTACAACGTGGCCGACCACGAAGAAGCCTACGCCGAGACCGACAGCCAGGGCATCTCCTACACCGCCGGGGTTCCACCGGTGGCTGCCGCCCTGCTGGTTGCCCGTGGCGAGTGGGATGCCAAACGCATGGTCAACGTCGAGGAGCTGCCAGCCGAGCCGTTCCTCAAGGCGCTGGACGTGATGGGCCTGCCAACCCGCATCAAGGATGAAAAAGGCGATCGTCCGTGGGACGCTGAAGCCTAAGCGGCAAAGAAAGGGGGGCGCCATTCAGGCGCCCCTTCTTTTTGCCTGTCCCGGCCTCATCGCTGGCAAGCCAGGTTCGTGCAGGTATGTCGCCGCCTGTAGGTGCGCCTTCAGCCGCGATCACCGGCACAGCCGGTGCCATCCACCACGCCGCCTGCTTCGCGGATAAATCCGCTCCTAACACGAGGAGCCTCCCTATTTCCGGGCCTCGAGGATCAGGTTGAACGGTGTCTGCGTCGCCCGCCGGAACCGGCTGAACCCCGCCTCCTCGAACACCGCACGCAAGCGCGCCTCCCCGGCCTGCGCCCCCAGCCCCAAGCCCACCTCCTGGGATAACGAGTTCGGCGTGCAGATGAAGGTCGACGCGGCATAGAACAAGCGCCCGACCGGCGTCAGGTTGCCCTCCAGCGAGTCCTCGGCATAGGGTTCCACCAGCATCACCGTGCCGTCGGCTTTCAACGCGCGATAAGCATGTTTCGCCGCCCCCACCGGGTCGCCCAT harbors:
- a CDS encoding saccharopine dehydrogenase family protein; the protein is MKKNVLIIGAGGVAKVVAHKCAQHNDELGRIAIASRNISKCQAIIDSVKAKGSLKVPADIQAFSLNALDVEATKTLIRETESQIVINVGSAFLNMSVLRACIDTGVAYLDTAIHEEPGKICETPPWYGNYEWKHLEECQAKNITAILGVGFDPGVVNSYAKLAQQQYFDSIDSIDILDVNAGSHGKYFATNFDPEINFREFTGQVWSWQNSQWTSNSMFEVKRTDDLPIVGSQNLYLTGHDEVHSLSKNLNVPNVRFWMSFGEHYINVFTVLKNLGLLSEQPVKTAEGLEVVPLKVVKAVLPDPASLAPGYTGKTCIGDLVKGTKDGQPREVFIYNVADHEEAYAETDSQGISYTAGVPPVAAALLVARGEWDAKRMVNVEELPAEPFLKALDVMGLPTRIKDEKGDRPWDAEA
- the nspC gene encoding carboxynorspermidine decarboxylase codes for the protein MIKTPYYLIDKTKLLGNMEKIAYVREHSGAKALLALKCFATWSVFDLMQQYMDGTTSSSLYELKLGRQKFAGETHAYSVAWADDEVEEMLENCDKIIFNSIGQLQRFAEQSEGKVRGLRVNPQVSSSDYLLADPARPFSRLGEWDPAKVEQVISQISGFMFHNNCENGDFGLFDKMLGHIEERFGHLLHQVEWVSLGGGIHFTGEDYALDAFCARLKAFSEKYAVQVYLEPGEAAITNSASLEVTVLDTLYNGKHLAVVDSSIEAHMLDLLIYRLNAKMAPNDGAHTYMVCGKSCLAGDIFGEYQFDRPLAIGDRLSFVDAAGYTMVKKNWFNGLKMPSIVVKQLDGSVEVVREFGFEDYVSSLS